A portion of the Pseudomonas sp. GR 6-02 genome contains these proteins:
- a CDS encoding HlyD family secretion protein, which yields MTSMPSLEPDLAVAATPPKPPLLKRLVLLTAAIAALVFIGLYASHWWTAGRFIEETDDAYIGGDVTVIGPKVAGYIEEVLVTDNQRVKAGDVLIRIDARDYRANLAKAEGAVAAEEALLANLDATEQLQHAVIGQARAGIDAAGAETARSRDDNARYKRLVGSNAVSVESAQRADATFKTAQAQSARAQAELLAAQRQLNVIETQKQQARAALVQARAERDLAQLNVGYTELKAPVDGVIGNRRARVGAYAQAGSQLLSLVPASGLWVDANFKEDQLARMTPGQRVIVHADVLKGREFHGHLDSLAPASGSQFSVLPPENATGNFTKIVQRVPVRILLDPADGVLGHLRPGLSVTAEVDTRAEPEAQTPTVASAP from the coding sequence ATGACCAGCATGCCCAGCCTTGAACCCGACCTTGCCGTCGCAGCGACCCCACCCAAGCCTCCCCTGCTGAAACGGCTGGTGCTGCTGACGGCAGCCATCGCAGCCCTGGTGTTCATCGGGCTGTATGCGAGCCATTGGTGGACTGCCGGGCGCTTCATCGAAGAAACCGACGATGCCTACATTGGTGGCGACGTCACGGTGATCGGCCCGAAAGTCGCCGGCTATATCGAAGAAGTGCTGGTGACCGACAACCAGAGGGTCAAGGCCGGCGATGTGCTGATCCGGATCGACGCCCGTGACTATCGCGCCAACCTGGCCAAGGCTGAAGGCGCGGTGGCCGCTGAAGAAGCGTTGCTCGCCAACCTCGACGCCACCGAACAACTGCAACACGCGGTGATCGGCCAGGCCCGCGCCGGTATCGATGCCGCGGGCGCCGAAACCGCGCGCTCGCGGGACGACAATGCCCGCTACAAACGCCTGGTGGGCAGCAATGCCGTCTCGGTGGAAAGCGCGCAACGGGCCGACGCCACCTTCAAGACGGCCCAGGCGCAAAGTGCCCGGGCCCAGGCCGAACTGCTGGCCGCGCAACGCCAGTTGAACGTGATCGAAACCCAGAAACAACAAGCCCGTGCCGCATTGGTACAGGCGCGGGCCGAGCGTGATCTGGCGCAGTTGAACGTCGGCTACACCGAGTTGAAAGCCCCCGTCGACGGCGTGATCGGCAATCGTCGGGCGCGGGTCGGCGCTTACGCCCAGGCCGGTTCGCAACTGTTGTCGTTGGTGCCGGCCAGCGGATTGTGGGTCGATGCCAATTTCAAGGAGGATCAGCTAGCGCGGATGACGCCGGGCCAACGTGTGATCGTACATGCCGACGTGCTCAAGGGGCGTGAGTTCCACGGGCATCTGGACAGCCTCGCGCCGGCCAGCGGTTCGCAGTTCAGCGTGCTGCCACCGGAAAACGCCACCGGTAACTTCACCAAAATCGTCCAGCGGGTGCCGGTGCGGATCCTGCTCGACCCGGCGGATGGCGTACTCGGTCATCTGCGTCCAGGCCTGTCGGTGACGGCCGAAGTGGACACCCGCGCCGAGCCTGAAGCGCAAACCCCAACCGTGGCCAGCGCGCCATGA
- a CDS encoding DHA2 family efflux MFS transporter permease subunit produces MSRALVAPAQPFNAANMATATKVFAFATMCIGMFIALLDIQIVSASLRDIGGGLSAGTDETAWVQTSYLIAEIIVIPLSGWLSRVFSTRWLFCASAIGFTLASLLCGVAWNIQSMIAFRALQGFLGGSMIPLVFTTAFFFFTGKQRVIAAATIGAVASLAPTLGPVIGGWITDISSWHWLFYINLVPGIFVAVAVPMLVKIDQPELSLLKGADYLSMLFMAVFLGCLEYTLEEGPRWNWFSDSTILTTAWISGLAGLAFIGRTLYVANPIVDLRALKDRNFALGCFFSFVTGIGLFATIYLTPLFLGRVRGYSALDIGLAVFSTGVFQIMAIPLYAFLANRIDLRWIMMTGLGLFALSMWDFSPITHDWGARELILPQALRGIAQQLAVPPAVTLTLGGLAPSRLKHASGLFNLMRNLGGAMGIAACATILNDRTNLHFTRLAENLNSTNEALNQWLSQVGHNFAALGQSGDIGVTASLRQLWLLTYREAQTQTYGDAFLMIMVCFILATAMVPLMRKVQPPAAPSADAH; encoded by the coding sequence ATGAGCCGCGCCCTCGTCGCCCCCGCGCAACCGTTCAACGCCGCCAACATGGCGACGGCGACCAAGGTGTTCGCCTTCGCCACGATGTGCATCGGCATGTTCATTGCGCTGCTGGATATCCAGATCGTCTCGGCGTCGCTGCGTGACATCGGCGGCGGGCTCTCGGCGGGCACCGACGAAACCGCCTGGGTGCAGACCAGTTACCTGATCGCCGAAATCATCGTGATTCCGCTGTCGGGCTGGTTGTCCCGGGTGTTCTCGACCCGTTGGCTGTTCTGCGCCTCGGCGATTGGCTTCACCCTGGCCAGCCTGCTCTGCGGTGTGGCCTGGAACATCCAGAGCATGATCGCCTTCCGCGCCCTGCAAGGGTTTCTCGGTGGCTCGATGATTCCGCTGGTGTTCACCACCGCCTTCTTTTTCTTCACCGGCAAGCAACGGGTGATCGCCGCCGCAACCATCGGCGCAGTGGCATCGCTGGCGCCGACGCTGGGGCCGGTCATCGGTGGCTGGATCACTGACATTTCGTCCTGGCACTGGCTGTTCTACATCAACCTGGTGCCGGGGATTTTCGTCGCGGTGGCAGTGCCGATGCTGGTGAAAATCGACCAGCCGGAATTGTCGCTGCTCAAAGGCGCCGACTACCTGAGCATGCTGTTCATGGCGGTGTTTCTCGGTTGCCTGGAATACACCCTCGAAGAAGGCCCGCGCTGGAACTGGTTCAGCGACAGCACGATTCTGACCACTGCGTGGATCAGCGGCCTGGCCGGATTGGCCTTCATCGGTCGAACCTTGTACGTGGCCAACCCGATCGTCGATCTGCGCGCCTTGAAAGACCGCAACTTCGCCCTCGGTTGTTTCTTTTCGTTCGTCACCGGGATCGGCTTGTTCGCGACGATTTACCTGACGCCGCTGTTTCTCGGCCGGGTGCGTGGCTACAGCGCGCTGGACATTGGCTTGGCGGTGTTTTCCACCGGGGTGTTCCAGATTATGGCGATTCCGCTGTACGCCTTTCTGGCCAATCGCATCGACCTGCGCTGGATCATGATGACCGGCCTTGGGCTGTTCGCCCTGTCGATGTGGGACTTCAGCCCGATCACCCACGACTGGGGCGCCAGGGAATTGATACTGCCGCAAGCCTTGCGCGGGATCGCGCAACAACTGGCGGTGCCGCCGGCGGTGACCCTGACCCTTGGCGGGTTGGCACCGTCGCGGCTCAAACATGCTTCGGGGTTATTTAACCTGATGCGTAACCTTGGCGGCGCGATGGGGATCGCCGCGTGCGCGACCATCCTCAATGACCGCACCAACCTGCACTTCACCCGGTTGGCGGAGAACCTCAACAGCACCAACGAAGCACTCAATCAGTGGCTGTCCCAGGTCGGCCATAACTTCGCCGCCCTCGGCCAGAGTGGTGACATCGGCGTCACCGCCAGCCTGCGTCAGCTGTGGCTGCTGACGTATCGCGAAGCACAGACGCAAACCTATGGCGACGCGTTCCTGATGATCATGGTCTGCTTCATTCTCGCCACGGCGATGGTGCCCCTGATGCGCAAGGTACAACCACCAGCCGCGCCGAGTGCCGATGCTCATTGA
- a CDS encoding carboxymuconolactone decarboxylase family protein encodes MQTRIDFYTASPDAFKAMMALETAVSKLPLEKSLIELVKLRASQINGCAFCIDMHTADAMKDGETPRRLFAVTAWREAPFFTNRERAALAWTESMTQVSLTHAPDEDYALLSAEFSPKEMVDLTVAISTINSWNRLAVGFRKMPQE; translated from the coding sequence ATGCAAACCCGTATCGATTTCTACACTGCCTCCCCAGACGCCTTCAAAGCCATGATGGCCCTGGAAACCGCTGTCTCGAAACTGCCCCTGGAAAAGTCGCTGATCGAACTGGTCAAGCTGCGCGCCTCGCAGATCAACGGCTGCGCCTTCTGCATCGACATGCACACTGCCGATGCCATGAAGGACGGGGAAACGCCACGCCGGCTGTTCGCCGTGACCGCCTGGCGCGAGGCACCGTTTTTCACCAATCGCGAGCGCGCCGCACTGGCCTGGACCGAGTCCATGACCCAAGTGAGCCTGACCCACGCGCCGGACGAAGACTATGCGCTGCTCAGCGCCGAGTTCAGCCCCAAGGAAATGGTCGACCTGACGGTGGCGATTTCCACCATCAACAGCTGGAACCGCCTGGCCGTGGGTTTCCGCAAGATGCCTCAGGAGTAA
- a CDS encoding mechanosensitive ion channel family protein yields the protein MLSLLTNHPLLSALILILIDLVLWRLITASSSNWKLAARVVIFALFSVLLFNEGLNPMAPAPWADNVPLHLAATGLQIGWWLYAARTLTVLLGAVMMQRVGHTGRLLQDLLGAVIFLIAVIAALAYVLELPVKGVLATSGALAIVVGLALQSTLSDVFSGIVLNTTKPYQLGDWISIDGTEGRVTDIDWRATRLQTSQGSMAVIPNSLAAKAKIINFSRPSDIFGVSISLQVSPHARPQTVIDALERAMQGCRFLLDKPAPCVALKSSGSTGVEYEISGFVVSMDQKRMVRNLLFDLAFRHLQASGVILLSNVEPNAPAALSRQRALLDSSNIFSTLRQEEKETFSQNMKLQTFRAGEMILPAGEVSDHLFIIESGVVSVELSRGGVKIESGRMGPGEVIGEGGILSDMAMPADFKAKTTCSLYRIEREYLQPCLDARHDIGEAMKTLLDFRLNKAQALSQETPKVVEKKGFLQWLRNRSHQ from the coding sequence ATGCTGTCACTGCTCACCAATCACCCGTTGCTTAGCGCGCTGATCCTGATCCTGATCGATCTGGTGTTGTGGCGTTTGATCACGGCCAGTAGCAGCAACTGGAAACTGGCCGCGCGGGTGGTGATTTTCGCGTTGTTCAGCGTGCTGCTGTTCAACGAAGGCTTGAACCCCATGGCGCCGGCGCCCTGGGCCGACAATGTGCCGTTGCACCTGGCGGCAACCGGTTTGCAGATTGGCTGGTGGCTATACGCAGCGCGCACCCTGACAGTATTGCTCGGCGCGGTGATGATGCAACGGGTCGGGCACACCGGGCGTTTGTTGCAGGACCTGCTCGGCGCGGTGATTTTCCTGATCGCGGTCATTGCTGCCCTGGCGTACGTGCTCGAATTACCGGTCAAGGGCGTGCTGGCGACATCCGGCGCGTTGGCGATCGTCGTCGGCCTGGCCTTGCAAAGTACCCTCAGCGACGTGTTTTCCGGGATCGTCCTGAACACCACCAAACCCTATCAACTGGGTGACTGGATCTCCATCGATGGCACCGAAGGTCGGGTCACCGACATCGATTGGCGCGCTACACGCCTGCAAACCTCCCAAGGCAGCATGGCGGTGATCCCCAACTCCCTGGCGGCCAAGGCCAAGATCATCAATTTCAGCCGGCCCAGTGATATTTTCGGCGTCTCGATCAGTTTGCAAGTGAGCCCCCACGCGCGTCCGCAAACGGTGATCGATGCCCTGGAGCGGGCCATGCAGGGGTGCCGCTTTCTGTTGGACAAACCGGCACCGTGCGTGGCGTTGAAAAGCTCCGGCAGCACCGGCGTGGAATATGAAATCAGCGGCTTCGTGGTCTCCATGGATCAGAAACGCATGGTGCGCAATCTGCTGTTCGACCTGGCGTTCCGGCACTTGCAGGCATCCGGCGTCATCCTGTTGTCGAACGTCGAGCCCAACGCTCCTGCGGCCTTGTCACGGCAACGGGCGTTGTTGGACAGCTCGAACATCTTCTCGACCCTGCGTCAGGAAGAGAAAGAAACCTTCAGCCAGAACATGAAGCTGCAAACCTTCCGCGCCGGAGAAATGATCCTGCCAGCGGGGGAGGTCAGCGATCATCTGTTCATCATTGAATCCGGCGTCGTGTCGGTGGAGCTGAGCCGCGGCGGGGTCAAGATCGAAAGCGGGCGCATGGGGCCGGGAGAGGTGATCGGCGAGGGCGGGATTTTGTCCGATATGGCGATGCCGGCGGACTTTAAAGCCAAGACGACCTGCAGCTTGTACCGGATCGAAAGGGAATACCTCCAACCGTGCCTGGATGCGCGGCATGACATCGGTGAAGCGATGAAGACGTTGCTGGATTTCCGCTTGAACAAGGCTCAGGCGCTGAGTCAGGAAACACCCAAGGTGGTGGAGAAAAAAGGGTTTTTGCAGTGGTTGCGCAATCGTAGTCACCAATAG
- a CDS encoding pirin family protein, which produces MKNIIGIYTSPRPHWVGDGFPVRTLFSYDNLGKHISPFLLLDHAGPAEFTPTTERRGVGQHPHRGFETVTIVYKGELEHRDSTGSGGKIGPGDVQWMTAASGIIHEEFHSEGFAKTGGTLEMVQLWVNLPARDKMAEPGYQTILDGDIARIPLKNNAGSLRLIAGEFDGHKGPARTFTPIDVWDVRLNAGKLLTLDLHEGRNTALVVLRGTVQVNGQELVRDGQLALFERNGDQLSLEADNDAVVLLLSGEPIDEPIVGHGPFVMNTEQEIHQAFSDFQSGRFGRMSG; this is translated from the coding sequence ATGAAAAACATCATCGGTATCTACACCAGTCCACGACCTCATTGGGTCGGCGACGGTTTTCCGGTTCGCACGCTGTTTTCCTACGACAATCTGGGCAAACACATCAGCCCGTTCCTGCTGCTGGATCACGCAGGTCCCGCCGAATTCACTCCGACCACCGAGCGTCGTGGCGTGGGTCAGCATCCGCACCGCGGGTTCGAAACCGTGACGATCGTCTACAAGGGCGAGCTGGAACACCGTGACTCCACCGGCAGCGGCGGCAAGATCGGCCCCGGCGATGTGCAATGGATGACCGCAGCCTCGGGGATCATTCATGAGGAGTTTCACTCCGAAGGTTTCGCCAAAACCGGCGGCACCCTGGAAATGGTGCAGCTGTGGGTCAACTTGCCGGCCAGGGACAAGATGGCCGAGCCCGGTTACCAGACGATTCTCGACGGCGACATTGCGCGTATCCCGCTGAAAAACAATGCTGGCAGCCTGCGCTTGATCGCCGGTGAGTTCGACGGCCACAAAGGCCCGGCGCGGACCTTCACGCCGATCGACGTGTGGGATGTGCGCTTGAACGCCGGCAAGTTGCTGACCCTGGATCTGCATGAAGGACGCAACACCGCACTGGTGGTGCTGCGCGGTACGGTTCAGGTCAATGGTCAGGAACTGGTGCGTGACGGGCAGTTGGCGTTGTTCGAACGCAACGGTGATCAGCTCAGCCTCGAAGCCGACAACGATGCAGTCGTGCTGCTGCTCAGCGGCGAGCCGATCGACGAGCCCATCGTCGGCCACGGCCCGTTTGTAATGAACACCGAGCAGGAAATTCATCAGGCCTTCAGCGACTTCCAGTCGGGCCGGTTCGGCCGGATGAGCGGTTGA
- the dkgB gene encoding 2,5-didehydrogluconate reductase DkgB has protein sequence MSIPAFGLGTFRLQGQVVIDSVSTGLELGYRVIDTAQIYENEAEVGQAIAASGIAREELFITSKIWVANFAKDRLIDSLKESLDKLQTDYLDLTLIHWPSPEDQVPVEEFMGALLEAKRLGLTRRIGVSNFTVDLMKQAIAAVGAENIATNQIELHPYLQNRKVVEFAQSQGIQITSYMTLAYGEVLKDPLIQQIADRLQATPAQVTLAWAMQLGYAVIPSSTKRTNLQSNLHACTLTLSDADMALIAGLDRGQRLTSPNGIAPRWD, from the coding sequence ATGTCTATTCCCGCATTCGGTCTTGGTACGTTTCGCCTGCAAGGCCAAGTGGTCATCGATTCGGTGAGCACCGGTCTTGAACTGGGCTACCGGGTCATCGACACCGCGCAAATCTACGAAAACGAAGCCGAAGTCGGCCAGGCCATCGCCGCCAGCGGCATTGCCCGTGAAGAGTTGTTCATCACCAGCAAAATCTGGGTCGCCAACTTTGCCAAAGACCGGTTGATCGACAGCCTCAAAGAGAGCCTGGATAAGCTGCAAACCGACTATCTGGACCTGACCCTGATCCACTGGCCGTCACCGGAAGATCAGGTGCCGGTCGAAGAGTTCATGGGGGCGCTGCTCGAGGCCAAACGACTGGGCCTGACCCGTCGGATCGGCGTGTCCAACTTCACGGTCGACCTGATGAAGCAAGCCATTGCTGCGGTCGGCGCCGAGAACATCGCCACCAACCAGATCGAACTGCACCCGTACCTGCAAAACCGCAAGGTCGTCGAATTTGCGCAAAGCCAGGGCATCCAGATCACCTCTTACATGACCCTGGCCTATGGCGAAGTGCTGAAAGATCCGCTCATCCAGCAGATCGCCGATCGCCTGCAGGCGACACCGGCCCAAGTCACCCTGGCCTGGGCCATGCAACTGGGGTACGCGGTGATCCCCTCTTCCACCAAACGCACCAACCTGCAAAGCAATTTGCACGCCTGCACCCTGACCCTGAGCGACGCCGACATGGCGCTGATCGCGGGCCTGGATCGCGGCCAGCGGCTGACCAGCCCCAACGGCATTGCGCCGCGGTGGGACTGA
- a CDS encoding transporter substrate-binding domain-containing protein produces the protein MNPTVRIFLWVLILCLASQALVAVADEPKSLRLLGRSTVDGYAVQLGMDDRNWLVSKRVLRVGVTGPDYPPFELTRNHDELEGITADYVELLAQLLHVNVEVLRYGTRESAMEALKRKDLDLLGTSNSFEAADPELNRTSAYAEDQPMLVTRLDERMPEDLAGKRIAMVADYLPEQTVKAFYPKADLQRYPSALDALGAVAYRQADVYLGDLISANYLINNNYHNNVQLMGPSGLDANPFGFALARDNTRLKNIVDQALAAIPMEQRSAIEQRWSAGRANRLGLQRVSLSASEQHWRDQHPTVSVGVVGDFAPLTFYDAERRFSGLTAQLLTLISQRSGLNFDVQRGQSLDEQIQRLKAGEIDILPALIPTTEGVAGLRFTSPYVTNPYTLVSAVTPGSPRTLDDLAGKRLAIYHSHPMRAFILARAPQVRMLDVQSPAQGLEMVMKGEADAALSSLFMTRYLIARYYSGRLRISSTVGDEPARIALATGSDALELHSILNKALLSISPQEMDDLVARWSNDVVVDDSYWLRHRQGIVQAFAVAGALLLLALGWIAWQRRQIRQRQQWLRQLQDAKAEAEDANGAKTTFLATMSHELRTPLYALIGMLELALKRADEGVTDRSAIEVASSAAQQLLALIGDILDIARIESGHLSLTPERANLRGLVESVCRVFEGLARQKALAWRIDLDEYSDCDVLIDPTRFKQVLSNLLSNAIKFTHEGEVSLTLRVAAVMSGHLAVSVQIEDTGIGISTVDRQRLFSPFIQADNGRQSARSGSGLGLVISRTLCEMMGGRLQLDSVLGQGTQVDINLELIALPSLPSIEAVESGLQAPTRPLTILVVDDHPPNRLLLSRQLSHLGHHVLEAEEGARALKLWRKHEFDLVVTDCNMPRLSGYELAGAIRDEECAKGLPPTLILGCTANAQPEEKARCLEAGMDDCLFKPILLADLNTWLASRFLNQTPEPVAESSTPEMDLSGLEQYVGADRTLIDRLVRELTVTNRVDRDDLLQAHANGNHCVLRDLAHRIKGGARMVRAQRLVEHCEQLERVIDVGDSALLDEAVDQLQRAMSSLDERLSQDLSQG, from the coding sequence ATGAACCCGACCGTGCGCATCTTCCTGTGGGTGTTGATCCTATGTCTTGCATCGCAGGCCCTGGTCGCGGTAGCCGACGAGCCTAAGTCATTGCGCCTGCTGGGGCGCTCCACGGTGGATGGCTATGCCGTCCAGCTGGGCATGGATGACCGCAATTGGCTGGTCAGCAAACGGGTGTTGCGCGTCGGAGTAACGGGGCCGGACTACCCGCCCTTCGAATTGACGCGCAATCACGATGAGCTGGAGGGCATTACCGCCGATTACGTCGAGCTGCTTGCGCAACTGCTGCACGTCAACGTCGAGGTGCTGCGCTACGGCACACGCGAGTCGGCGATGGAGGCACTCAAACGCAAAGACCTGGATCTGCTGGGAACCTCCAACAGCTTCGAGGCCGCCGATCCCGAACTGAATCGAACCAGCGCCTATGCCGAAGATCAGCCGATGCTGGTCACCAGACTGGACGAGCGCATGCCCGAGGATCTGGCGGGTAAACGCATCGCCATGGTCGCCGACTATCTGCCGGAGCAGACCGTCAAAGCCTTCTATCCCAAGGCTGATCTGCAACGTTACCCATCGGCGCTCGATGCACTCGGAGCCGTGGCATACAGGCAGGCTGATGTGTATCTCGGGGACCTTATCAGTGCCAATTACCTGATCAACAACAACTACCACAATAACGTTCAGTTGATGGGGCCATCCGGCCTTGACGCCAACCCGTTCGGTTTCGCATTGGCGCGGGACAATACGCGCCTGAAAAACATCGTCGACCAGGCACTGGCGGCGATCCCGATGGAGCAACGCTCTGCCATCGAGCAACGATGGAGTGCCGGCCGCGCCAATCGACTGGGTCTGCAGCGGGTGAGTCTGAGCGCCAGCGAACAGCACTGGCGGGATCAGCATCCGACGGTGAGCGTCGGAGTGGTCGGGGACTTTGCGCCTTTGACTTTCTATGACGCCGAAAGGCGATTCAGCGGGTTGACCGCGCAATTGTTGACGCTGATCAGCCAGCGTAGCGGTTTGAACTTTGACGTGCAGCGGGGCCAATCCCTGGACGAGCAGATCCAGCGACTCAAGGCTGGCGAGATCGACATATTGCCGGCGCTCATCCCCACGACTGAAGGTGTGGCCGGGCTGCGTTTTACCAGCCCTTACGTCACCAATCCATACACGCTGGTCAGTGCAGTCACCCCCGGCAGCCCGAGAACGCTGGACGATCTGGCCGGCAAACGCCTGGCGATTTATCACAGTCATCCCATGCGCGCATTCATTCTTGCCAGGGCACCGCAGGTGCGGATGCTGGATGTGCAAAGCCCGGCCCAAGGCCTGGAAATGGTCATGAAGGGGGAAGCCGATGCCGCGCTCAGTTCGTTGTTCATGACCCGCTACCTGATTGCCCGGTATTACAGCGGGCGTCTGCGCATCAGCAGTACCGTGGGCGATGAACCGGCACGCATCGCTTTGGCGACCGGAAGTGATGCGCTGGAGCTGCACTCGATACTGAACAAGGCATTGCTGAGCATCTCGCCCCAGGAGATGGACGATCTGGTGGCCCGCTGGAGCAATGACGTGGTGGTGGATGACAGCTATTGGTTGCGTCATCGCCAAGGCATTGTTCAAGCGTTTGCCGTGGCGGGAGCCTTGCTGTTGCTCGCCTTGGGCTGGATCGCCTGGCAGCGTCGGCAGATCCGCCAGCGCCAGCAATGGTTGCGGCAATTGCAGGACGCCAAGGCTGAGGCGGAGGATGCCAATGGCGCCAAAACCACTTTTCTGGCGACCATGAGTCACGAGCTACGCACACCGTTGTACGCCCTGATCGGCATGCTCGAACTGGCCTTGAAGCGTGCGGACGAGGGCGTCACCGACCGTAGCGCCATTGAGGTGGCGTCCAGTGCCGCACAACAATTGCTGGCGCTGATCGGCGACATTCTGGATATCGCGCGTATCGAGTCAGGGCATTTATCCCTGACCCCTGAGCGCGCCAATCTGCGGGGGCTGGTGGAATCGGTGTGTCGGGTTTTCGAAGGCCTGGCACGGCAGAAAGCGCTGGCGTGGCGAATCGATCTGGACGAATACAGTGACTGTGATGTGTTGATCGATCCCACACGCTTCAAACAGGTGCTGTCCAATCTGCTGAGCAACGCCATCAAGTTCACCCATGAGGGTGAAGTGAGCCTGACGCTGCGAGTGGCGGCCGTCATGTCAGGACATCTGGCGGTCAGCGTGCAGATTGAAGACACCGGCATAGGCATCAGCACCGTCGACCGACAACGGTTGTTCAGCCCGTTCATCCAGGCCGATAACGGCCGACAGTCAGCCCGAAGCGGCTCTGGCCTGGGGTTGGTGATCAGCCGCACGCTGTGCGAAATGATGGGCGGGCGGTTGCAACTCGACAGCGTCCTTGGACAAGGCACGCAGGTCGACATCAATCTTGAGCTGATCGCATTGCCGTCGTTGCCTTCCATTGAGGCCGTGGAGAGCGGATTGCAGGCGCCAACGCGGCCACTGACGATTCTGGTGGTTGACGATCACCCGCCTAATCGACTGTTGCTTTCACGGCAACTGAGCCACCTTGGGCATCATGTTCTGGAGGCCGAAGAGGGCGCACGGGCGCTTAAGCTGTGGCGCAAACATGAGTTCGATCTGGTGGTTACCGACTGCAATATGCCCAGGCTCAGCGGTTATGAACTGGCGGGCGCAATCCGCGATGAAGAGTGTGCCAAGGGATTGCCACCTACATTGATTCTGGGCTGTACCGCCAATGCGCAGCCCGAGGAGAAGGCCCGATGCCTGGAGGCGGGCATGGACGACTGCCTGTTCAAACCGATCCTGCTGGCGGATCTGAACACTTGGTTGGCCTCCAGGTTTTTGAACCAGACACCAGAACCTGTCGCAGAGTCCTCAACGCCGGAGATGGACCTCAGTGGCCTGGAGCAATACGTCGGTGCGGACCGCACGTTGATTGATCGTCTGGTGCGCGAACTGACGGTGACCAACCGGGTGGATCGGGATGATCTGCTCCAGGCGCACGCCAATGGCAATCACTGTGTGCTGCGCGACCTGGCGCACCGCATCAAGGGCGGTGCGCGCATGGTCCGGGCACAGCGCTTGGTTGAGCATTGCGAGCAACTGGAGCGTGTCATCGATGTGGGGGATTCGGCGCTGCTCGACGAAGCCGTCGATCAATTGCAGCGCGCGATGTCATCGCTGGATGAACGCTTGAGCCAAGATTTAAGTCAGGGCTGA
- a CDS encoding response regulator transcription factor has protein sequence MKKALIVDDHPVVRAAVTLVLEREGFKLIFEASSVGEALSILREHAVDLVILDLVMPGGDGLELLDRIRANGWLCLVLVFTSLDPLFFQERCMRARAMAYVAKTRSLQQLQKAVHAVMAGYTFFARLPAGSQDPRQRSEKEMIDKLSNRELTILRYLAQGMSNKAIAELTHLSHKTVSTYKTRLIEKLGVNAAVHLRDFAKRNHLI, from the coding sequence ATGAAGAAAGCGCTGATTGTGGACGATCATCCGGTGGTACGTGCCGCAGTCACACTTGTACTCGAGCGGGAAGGCTTCAAACTCATTTTTGAGGCGTCCAGTGTTGGCGAGGCCTTATCGATACTTCGTGAGCATGCAGTCGATCTGGTGATACTGGATCTGGTTATGCCCGGTGGCGATGGGCTGGAGCTGCTGGACCGGATCAGGGCCAATGGTTGGCTATGTCTGGTACTGGTTTTCACTTCCCTGGATCCGCTTTTTTTTCAAGAGCGTTGCATGCGCGCCCGGGCCATGGCTTATGTCGCCAAGACCCGCTCCTTGCAACAATTGCAAAAAGCCGTGCACGCCGTCATGGCCGGTTACACCTTTTTCGCGCGGTTGCCTGCGGGATCGCAGGACCCCCGGCAACGCAGCGAAAAAGAGATGATCGATAAACTTTCCAACCGCGAACTGACAATCCTGCGGTATTTGGCCCAGGGTATGAGTAACAAGGCCATCGCCGAGCTTACGCACCTGAGTCACAAAACCGTCAGCACCTACAAGACCCGCTTGATCGAAAAACTGGGCGTGAACGCTGCGGTACACCTGCGCGATTTCGCCAAGCGCAATCATCTGATCTGA